One Avibacterium avium genomic window carries:
- a CDS encoding LysE family transporter → MWTVLFVNFAGLLSPGPDFFYVSRKAASESHRNAVGGALGIALGILFWSAAVIFGLALINRTNNLVQYIIMCLGGSYLAYCGIKMLRVTQNAQLTDSSQQKIKQTSFFSEVMKGLFINISNAKVIVFFSSVLSGFMTSFSGTTEIVLIIVLLALESFLYFVLIGFFFSRKIVRDFYNRYNRYIDNFAGLVFLFFGGELIYSGLTTIIELTS, encoded by the coding sequence ATGTGGACAGTATTATTTGTTAATTTTGCTGGTTTACTTAGCCCCGGACCAGATTTTTTCTACGTAAGCCGCAAAGCCGCAAGTGAAAGCCATCGCAATGCCGTAGGTGGCGCATTAGGCATTGCATTAGGAATCCTATTTTGGTCAGCAGCGGTGATTTTTGGCTTAGCGCTGATTAATCGCACCAATAATTTAGTGCAATATATCATTATGTGCTTAGGCGGCAGCTATCTCGCTTACTGCGGAATCAAAATGCTACGCGTTACCCAAAACGCACAATTAACCGATTCTAGCCAACAAAAAATAAAGCAAACGTCCTTTTTTAGCGAAGTGATGAAAGGCTTATTCATCAACATCAGCAATGCTAAAGTGATCGTATTTTTCAGCAGTGTGCTGTCAGGGTTTATGACGAGCTTTTCTGGCACGACAGAAATTGTACTTATCATCGTGCTTCTGGCCTTGGAAAGTTTTCTCTATTTTGTGCTGATTGGTTTTTTCTTTTCGCGCAAAATCGTGCGCGATTTTTACAATCGCTACAATCGTTATATCGATAATTTTGCTGGTTTAGTTTTCCTATTTTTCGGTGGTGAACTGATTTATTCAGGCTTAACCACCATTATTGAACTCACCTCGTAA
- the dapB gene encoding 4-hydroxy-tetrahydrodipicolinate reductase, whose translation MTLKIAVVGAGGRMGRQLIQAVHSAEGVELGAAFERKGSSLVGADAGELAGVGQLGVKVSDDLNAEKDHFDLIIDFTRPEGTLAHLDFCVQHQKKMVIGTTGFDDAGKAAIKAAAEKIGIVFASNFSVGVNLVFKLLEKAAKVMGDYCDIEIIEAHHRHKVDAPSGTALSMGEHIAKTLGRDLKTHGVFCRDGITGERKRDEIGFATIRASDVVGEHSVWFADIGERVEISHKASSRMTFANGAVRAAKWLEGKEKGLFDMTDVLSLNEL comes from the coding sequence ATGACATTAAAAATTGCCGTGGTAGGTGCAGGTGGCCGTATGGGACGCCAATTAATTCAAGCCGTACATAGCGCAGAAGGCGTGGAATTAGGCGCAGCTTTTGAACGTAAAGGCTCATCATTAGTAGGCGCAGATGCGGGTGAATTAGCAGGCGTTGGACAACTTGGCGTGAAAGTTTCTGATGATTTAAACGCAGAAAAAGATCATTTCGATTTAATCATTGATTTCACCCGCCCTGAAGGCACGTTAGCGCACTTGGATTTTTGCGTTCAACACCAGAAAAAAATGGTGATTGGCACAACAGGCTTTGACGATGCAGGCAAAGCTGCGATCAAAGCTGCTGCAGAAAAAATTGGTATCGTGTTTGCGTCTAACTTCAGCGTGGGCGTAAACCTCGTGTTCAAATTGTTAGAAAAAGCCGCCAAAGTGATGGGCGATTATTGCGACATTGAAATCATCGAAGCACACCACCGCCACAAAGTGGACGCACCCTCAGGCACAGCTTTATCAATGGGTGAACATATTGCCAAAACCCTCGGACGAGATCTCAAAACCCACGGCGTGTTCTGTCGCGATGGTATCACAGGCGAACGCAAACGCGATGAAATCGGCTTCGCCACCATTCGCGCCAGCGATGTAGTGGGCGAGCATAGCGTATGGTTTGCCGATATTGGCGAACGTGTCGAAATCTCTCACAAAGCCTCAAGCCGAATGACCTTCGCCAACGGCGCCGTGCGTGCAGCCAAATGGCTCGAGGGCAAAGAAAAAGGCCTGTTTGATATGACAGATGTGTTGAGTTTGAATGAGCTTTAA
- the yfaE gene encoding class I ribonucleotide reductase maintenance protein YfaE encodes MKITLLKQKITLEHHNEMPLLQKLEINGIYPEYQCRSGYCGACRTKIKKGNVRYNEPPLAFVNENEVLLCCCQVESDLELEL; translated from the coding sequence ATGAAAATCACCCTATTAAAACAAAAAATCACCCTTGAACATCATAACGAAATGCCGTTACTTCAAAAATTAGAAATCAACGGCATTTATCCTGAATATCAGTGCCGTTCGGGGTATTGCGGCGCTTGTCGCACAAAAATAAAAAAGGGTAACGTTCGTTATAATGAACCACCACTTGCTTTTGTAAATGAAAACGAAGTGCTACTTTGCTGCTGCCAAGTGGAAAGTGATTTAGAGTTAGAGTTATAA
- the mfd gene encoding transcription-repair coupling factor, giving the protein MYFDLNIPTQANDHKILANVIAGSDTLALAEIAQSHQGLTVVVTPDTRSAVRLSKVLAEFVSQPVTFFPDWETLPYDSFSPHQDIISSRLSALFHLQNAKNGIFILPISTLMQKICPPEYLQHNVLLIKKGDRIVINDFRLKLENAGYRAVEQVLEHGEYALRGALLDLFPMGSAVPFRLDFFDDEIDSIRTFDVDTQRTLEEIPSIRLLPAQEFPTDSKGIEFFRAKFRDTFGEIRRDPEHIYQQVSKGTLAAGIEYWQPLFFEQMATLFDYLPEQTLFVDFESNQQQGERFYQDCEQRYESRRVDPMRPLLPPDQLWLPIDQINHQLKHFPKITLKAVKVARASVRQQNLPVQALPDLSLKLQQKEPLLPLQQFMTQFNGDIVFCVETEGRRETLLDLLSPLKLRPKQIAHLSDLQEKQSLLICSQDRGFIVDKGKASLALITETELLGERVQQRSRDRQKSVNPDTLIRHLAELKIGQPVVHLDHGVGRYAGLVTLENAGIKSEFLLLQYANDSKLYVPVTSLHLISRYVGGSEETAPLHKLGSDAWAKSRQKAAEKIRDVAAELLDVYARREAQKGFAFHYDRDEFMQFSATFPFEETLDQMTAINAVISDMTQPKAMDRLVCGDVGFGKTEVAMRAAFLAVMNHKQVAVLVPTTLLAQQHYENFKDRFANLPVNVEVLSRFKTAKEQKALLADLAEGKIDILIGTHKLIQPEVKFKDLGLLIIDEEHRFGVRQKEKIKQLRANVDILTLTATPIPRTLNMAMNGIRDLSIISTPPARRLTIKTFVRQADDLIIREAILREILRGGQVYYLHNDVASIENCAENLAAFVPEARIVIGHGQMRERELERVMSDFYHQRYNVLVCSTIIETGIDVPTANTIIIERADRFGLAQLHQLRGRVGRSHHQAYAYLLTPPPKAMTKDALKRLEALESLDNLGAGFMLATQDLEIRGAGELLGDEQSGQIESIGFSLYMDLLESAVNALKEGREPSLDELTQRQVEIDLRIPALLPDDYLGDVNMRLGFYKRIAGAENTHELDELKVELIDRFGLLPQPAKNLLQIAQLRLQAKPLQIIRIEATAQGGFIEFSPQASLDPTKFLQLIQQFPAVYRFDGPTKFRFQRDLTDNKVRLDFVTELLQALQP; this is encoded by the coding sequence ATGTATTTTGATTTGAATATTCCAACGCAAGCCAATGATCACAAAATTTTAGCCAATGTTATTGCAGGTAGCGATACCTTAGCCCTTGCAGAAATTGCCCAGAGCCACCAAGGGCTTACCGTAGTTGTAACGCCAGATACGCGAAGTGCGGTGCGCTTATCGAAAGTTTTGGCGGAATTCGTTTCGCAGCCTGTTACCTTTTTTCCTGATTGGGAAACCTTGCCTTATGACAGCTTTTCGCCGCATCAAGATATTATTTCTTCACGGCTCAGTGCGTTATTCCATTTGCAAAATGCAAAAAACGGCATTTTCATTTTGCCGATCAGCACCTTAATGCAAAAAATTTGCCCGCCTGAGTATTTGCAACACAATGTGTTGTTGATTAAAAAAGGCGATCGCATTGTGATTAATGATTTCCGTCTGAAGTTAGAAAATGCGGGTTATCGTGCGGTGGAACAGGTGCTGGAACACGGCGAATATGCGCTGCGTGGGGCGTTGCTCGATCTGTTTCCAATGGGAAGTGCGGTGCCTTTTCGTTTAGATTTTTTTGATGATGAGATTGATAGCATTCGCACCTTTGATGTAGATACGCAGCGTACGTTAGAAGAAATTCCTTCAATTCGTTTATTGCCAGCGCAAGAGTTCCCTACCGATAGCAAAGGCATTGAGTTTTTCCGCGCGAAATTTCGTGATACCTTTGGTGAGATTCGCCGTGATCCTGAGCATATTTATCAACAGGTTAGCAAAGGCACGTTGGCAGCAGGGATTGAGTATTGGCAGCCGCTGTTTTTTGAACAAATGGCCACCTTATTTGATTATTTGCCTGAACAGACGTTATTTGTGGATTTTGAGAGTAACCAGCAACAAGGTGAGCGTTTTTACCAAGATTGTGAACAGCGTTATGAAAGCCGCCGTGTTGATCCAATGCGCCCTTTATTACCGCCAGATCAGCTTTGGTTGCCCATTGACCAAATTAATCATCAGCTCAAACATTTTCCTAAAATCACCTTGAAAGCGGTGAAAGTGGCGCGTGCTTCTGTGCGTCAGCAAAACTTGCCCGTACAAGCCTTGCCAGATTTAAGCCTAAAATTGCAACAAAAAGAACCGCTCTTACCTTTGCAACAATTTATGACGCAGTTTAATGGTGATATTGTCTTTTGTGTGGAAACAGAAGGACGGCGCGAAACCTTGCTTGATTTGCTCAGTCCGCTGAAATTAAGACCAAAACAAATTGCGCATCTTTCAGATTTGCAAGAAAAGCAAAGTTTGCTTATTTGTAGCCAAGATCGTGGTTTTATTGTGGATAAAGGCAAGGCTTCTCTTGCGTTGATTACGGAAACAGAATTGCTCGGCGAACGAGTGCAACAGCGCAGCCGAGATCGACAAAAATCGGTTAATCCTGATACCTTAATTCGTCATTTAGCGGAGCTTAAAATTGGTCAGCCAGTGGTGCATTTAGATCACGGTGTAGGGCGTTATGCTGGCTTGGTGACACTAGAAAATGCGGGAATAAAATCGGAATTTTTGCTACTGCAATATGCTAATGATTCCAAACTTTATGTGCCGGTAACCTCACTGCATTTGATTAGCCGTTATGTAGGCGGCTCGGAAGAAACCGCGCCGTTGCATAAATTAGGCAGTGATGCTTGGGCGAAGAGCCGCCAGAAAGCAGCGGAGAAAATTCGTGATGTAGCCGCTGAATTGCTTGATGTGTACGCGCGCCGCGAAGCGCAAAAAGGCTTTGCATTTCATTATGATCGTGATGAGTTTATGCAGTTTTCAGCTACTTTCCCTTTTGAAGAAACCTTGGATCAAATGACGGCAATCAATGCGGTAATTTCTGATATGACGCAGCCGAAAGCGATGGATCGTCTAGTTTGCGGTGATGTGGGATTTGGTAAAACAGAAGTGGCAATGCGTGCCGCATTTTTAGCGGTGATGAACCATAAACAAGTGGCAGTGCTTGTGCCGACCACGCTTCTTGCTCAGCAACATTACGAGAACTTTAAAGATCGCTTTGCCAACTTGCCGGTGAATGTGGAAGTGCTTTCACGCTTTAAAACGGCGAAAGAGCAAAAAGCCCTGCTTGCTGATTTAGCGGAAGGCAAGATTGATATTCTAATCGGCACGCACAAACTCATTCAGCCAGAAGTGAAATTTAAGGATCTCGGCCTGCTGATTATTGATGAAGAGCATCGTTTTGGCGTGCGTCAAAAAGAAAAAATCAAGCAACTGCGTGCCAATGTGGATATTCTCACCCTTACGGCAACGCCAATTCCACGCACCTTAAATATGGCGATGAATGGCATTCGTGATCTTTCTATTATCTCCACGCCACCTGCGCGCCGTTTAACCATTAAAACCTTTGTGCGACAGGCTGATGATTTAATTATTCGTGAAGCAATTTTGCGTGAAATTCTGCGTGGTGGACAAGTTTATTATTTGCATAATGATGTGGCGAGCATTGAAAATTGTGCGGAAAATCTTGCCGCATTTGTACCAGAAGCACGCATTGTGATCGGCCACGGGCAAATGCGAGAGCGTGAGTTAGAACGTGTGATGTCTGATTTTTATCATCAGCGCTATAACGTGCTAGTTTGCTCCACTATTATTGAAACAGGGATTGATGTTCCAACAGCGAACACCATCATCATTGAACGCGCGGATCGCTTTGGCTTAGCACAATTACACCAACTGCGTGGGCGAGTGGGGCGTTCGCATCATCAAGCCTATGCCTATTTGCTCACGCCACCGCCAAAAGCAATGACAAAAGATGCCTTGAAACGCCTTGAAGCCTTGGAAAGTCTGGATAACCTTGGCGCAGGTTTTATGTTGGCAACGCAAGATTTAGAAATTCGTGGCGCAGGGGAGTTGCTTGGTGATGAGCAAAGTGGACAAATTGAAAGCATTGGTTTTTCTTTATATATGGATCTGCTAGAAAGTGCGGTGAATGCGTTGAAAGAGGGGCGTGAACCTTCTCTTGATGAACTCACCCAGCGCCAAGTTGAAATTGATTTGCGTATTCCAGCCTTATTGCCAGATGACTACCTAGGCGATGTGAATATGCGTCTTGGTTTTTATAAACGCATTGCAGGGGCAGAAAATACGCACGAGCTTGATGAATTAAAAGTGGAGCTTATCGACCGCTTCGGACTATTGCCGCAGCCTGCCAAGAATTTATTACAAATTGCCCAACTGCGTTTGCAAGCCAAGCCATTGCAGATCATTCGCATTGAAGCGACAGCACAAGGAGGCTTTATTGAGTTTTCCCCTCAAGCGAGCCTTGATCCAACAAAATTTTTGCAACTGATTCAGCAATTCCCTGCGGTGTATCGCTTTGACGGCCCAACGAAATTTAGATTTCAGCGTGATTTAACCGATAACAAAGTGCGGTTGGATTTTGTTACAGAATTGCTTCAAGCGTTACAACCCTAG
- the lpcA gene encoding D-sedoheptulose 7-phosphate isomerase has translation MYLDQIKAELNEAQDVLNKFVNDEKNIELIQQAALLIADSFKQGGKVLSCGNGGSHCDAMHFAEELTGRYRENRPGYPAIAISDVSHLSCVSNDFGYDYVFSRYIEAVGQKGDVLFGLSTSGNSKNILNAIKAAKDKGMKVIAMTGKDGGQMAGLADVEIRVPHFRYADRIQEIHIKVIHILMMLIEFEMAKAE, from the coding sequence ATGTACTTAGATCAAATTAAAGCCGAGCTGAACGAAGCGCAGGACGTGCTTAATAAATTCGTCAATGATGAAAAAAATATCGAATTAATTCAACAAGCTGCATTGTTAATTGCGGATAGCTTTAAACAAGGCGGAAAAGTGCTTTCGTGCGGTAATGGTGGATCTCATTGTGATGCAATGCACTTTGCCGAAGAACTCACTGGGCGCTATCGTGAAAATCGCCCCGGCTACCCAGCCATTGCTATTTCTGATGTCAGCCATTTAAGCTGCGTGAGTAATGATTTTGGCTATGATTATGTGTTCTCTCGCTATATTGAAGCGGTAGGGCAAAAAGGCGACGTGCTGTTTGGCTTATCCACTTCGGGCAACTCTAAAAATATTTTAAATGCCATCAAGGCAGCGAAAGACAAAGGAATGAAAGTCATCGCAATGACTGGCAAAGACGGCGGACAAATGGCAGGGCTTGCGGATGTAGAAATTCGCGTGCCACATTTCCGTTATGCCGATCGCATTCAAGAAATTCACATCAAAGTGATCCATATCTTAATGATGTTGATCGAATTTGAAATGGCGAAAGCAGAATAA
- the ffh gene encoding signal recognition particle protein, with protein MFENLSDRLSKTLRNITGKGRLTEDNIKDTLREVRMALLEADVALPVVREFINKVKERAIGEEVNRSLTPGQEFLKIVQSELEKAMGEANESLNLATQPPAVILMAGLQGAGKTTSVGKLAKFLRERQKKKVMVVSADVYRPAAIKQLETLAQAVGVDFFPSNSQQNPVEIVQAALAEAKLKFYDVLIVDTAGRLHVDGEMMEEIQKIHTALNPVETLFTVDAMTGQDAANTAKAFNEALPLTGVILTKVDGDARGGAALSIRQITGKPIKFLGVGEKTDALEPFHPDRVASRILGMGDVLSLIEDLQRSVDQEKAEKMAKKFQKGDDFTLEDFRDQLIEMKKMGGMMTMLEKLPGAKNLPEHIKNQVDDKMFIKMEAIINSMTLKERAKPEIIKGSRRRRIALGSGTQVQDVNKLLKQFDEMQRMMKKMRKGGMAKMMRGMKGMMGGMGGLGGLGNMFKR; from the coding sequence ATGTTTGAAAACCTTTCTGATCGGCTCTCGAAAACCCTGCGTAACATAACAGGGAAAGGGCGTTTAACCGAAGATAATATTAAAGATACCCTGCGCGAAGTGCGTATGGCATTGCTTGAAGCAGACGTTGCGCTGCCTGTGGTTCGTGAATTTATCAATAAAGTGAAAGAACGTGCTATCGGCGAAGAAGTAAATCGCAGCTTAACGCCGGGGCAAGAATTTCTCAAAATTGTGCAATCCGAGCTTGAAAAAGCGATGGGTGAAGCGAATGAAAGCCTAAATCTTGCCACTCAGCCACCAGCGGTGATCCTAATGGCGGGTTTGCAAGGGGCGGGTAAAACCACCAGTGTGGGGAAATTAGCCAAGTTCTTGCGTGAACGTCAGAAGAAAAAAGTAATGGTGGTGTCGGCGGACGTGTATCGCCCTGCGGCGATCAAACAGCTTGAAACCCTCGCGCAAGCCGTTGGCGTGGATTTTTTCCCGTCTAACAGCCAGCAAAATCCAGTAGAGATTGTGCAAGCTGCCCTAGCAGAAGCTAAGCTCAAATTCTATGATGTGTTGATTGTGGATACTGCTGGTCGCTTGCACGTTGATGGCGAAATGATGGAAGAAATCCAAAAAATTCACACCGCACTTAATCCTGTGGAAACCCTTTTCACCGTGGACGCAATGACGGGTCAAGATGCTGCCAACACCGCAAAAGCCTTTAATGAAGCGCTACCGCTTACTGGGGTGATTCTTACCAAAGTGGACGGTGATGCGCGCGGCGGTGCGGCACTTTCTATTCGCCAAATCACCGGCAAACCGATTAAATTCTTAGGGGTTGGGGAAAAAACAGATGCCCTTGAGCCTTTCCACCCTGATCGTGTGGCTTCACGCATTTTAGGAATGGGGGACGTGCTTTCGCTAATCGAAGATCTACAACGTTCTGTGGATCAAGAAAAAGCGGAAAAAATGGCGAAAAAATTCCAAAAAGGCGATGACTTCACTTTGGAAGATTTCCGCGATCAGCTCATTGAAATGAAAAAAATGGGCGGAATGATGACAATGCTTGAAAAATTACCAGGTGCGAAAAATCTGCCTGAGCACATTAAAAATCAAGTTGACGACAAAATGTTCATCAAAATGGAAGCCATCATCAATTCAATGACCCTAAAAGAGCGCGCCAAACCTGAGATCATCAAAGGTTCACGCCGCCGCCGCATAGCGCTTGGCTCAGGCACACAGGTGCAAGACGTGAATAAATTGCTCAAGCAATTTGACGAAATGCAGCGTATGATGAAAAAAATGCGCAAAGGCGGTATGGCAAAAATGATGCGTGGAATGAAAGGAATGATGGGCGGAATGGGCGGCCTAGGTGGTCTTGGCAATATGTTCAAACGCTAA
- a CDS encoding cytochrome C assembly family protein, whose product MWFAVVSIFLYLISILLITPMLLKAHSGEQTKKPNKTLFFCTALLAIITHGISLAPLFSHWANEQTFTLMDISSLLSVIVAALATFAIGFRVNTLWFLLPIVYCLAIINLILQTFLPFSIVQHLIHNVGLFLHIGLALLAYAVCFIATLYAVQLWWIDRNLKSKKLALSPIIPPLMTVERHFFRLMLSGEVLLTLTLISGAIYLPDFFGMQNVQKAIFSFLAWLVLGVALLGHWKWHWRGKKVIIYSISGMILLSIAYFGSRVAFGLGL is encoded by the coding sequence ATGTGGTTTGCCGTTGTTTCAATTTTTTTATATTTAATTAGCATTCTTCTCATTACCCCGATGTTGTTGAAAGCCCATTCGGGCGAACAAACCAAAAAACCGAATAAAACATTGTTTTTTTGCACCGCACTTTTGGCGATTATTACCCACGGCATCAGCCTTGCGCCGTTGTTTTCCCATTGGGCGAATGAGCAAACTTTCACCTTAATGGACATCAGTTCCTTGCTAAGTGTGATCGTGGCGGCTTTAGCAACTTTTGCCATTGGTTTTCGGGTGAATACGCTATGGTTTTTGTTGCCGATTGTCTATTGCCTTGCCATTATCAATTTGATTTTACAAACATTTTTACCTTTTTCTATCGTGCAGCATTTGATCCACAATGTGGGCTTATTCTTGCATATCGGCTTGGCGCTGTTGGCTTATGCTGTTTGTTTTATTGCCACTTTATATGCTGTGCAGTTGTGGTGGATTGACCGCAATCTAAAAAGCAAAAAACTGGCTTTATCGCCAATTATTCCGCCATTAATGACGGTGGAACGCCATTTTTTCCGCTTAATGCTAAGTGGTGAAGTGTTGCTGACCCTAACGCTAATTTCTGGGGCGATTTATTTGCCAGATTTCTTCGGTATGCAAAATGTACAAAAAGCCATCTTTTCGTTCCTTGCGTGGTTGGTGCTAGGTGTCGCGTTACTCGGGCATTGGAAATGGCATTGGCGTGGAAAAAAGGTGATTATTTATAGCATTTCAGGTATGATTTTGCTTTCGATTGCCTATTTTGGCAGCCGAGTTGCGTTTGGGTTAGGGCTTTAA
- a CDS encoding HlyC/CorC family transporter: MDSIPLSTLFITLIILLILSAYFSSSETGLLSANRYRMRFLAEKGHKGAKKAEKLLKKTDILLSLILICNNLVNISASAIATIIGMRLYGDMGVAIATGALTFAMLIFAEIFPKTIAALYPEKVAFLSSHILTPLLKIFSPIVFLMNLIIRGLMKLFRVKNEQKTSSLSTEELRAIVNQSGHFIPSAHQEMLLSILDLEKVTVDDIMVPRNDIGGIDIDDDWKAIMRQLNHSAHSKVVLYKESMDENVLGILRVREAYRLMLDKNEFSKETLIRAVDEAYFIPEGTPLNAQLLNFRSKKERIGLVVDEYGDIKGLVTLEDILEEIVGEFTTSTAPSIDEEVTQQSDGSMIIEGSANIRDLNKLFDWHLDTDEARTFNGLILEHLEEIPEEGTECEINGLKITILEVADNMVKQAKVEKISPTKQPE, from the coding sequence TTGGATAGTATTCCCCTTAGTACGTTATTTATCACTTTAATTATTTTACTCATTTTATCCGCCTATTTTTCCAGTTCAGAAACAGGCTTGCTTTCCGCCAACCGCTATCGTATGCGCTTTTTAGCCGAAAAAGGGCATAAAGGGGCGAAAAAAGCAGAAAAACTTTTGAAAAAAACAGATATTTTACTTAGCCTGATTCTTATCTGTAATAACCTTGTGAATATTTCTGCCTCTGCCATTGCAACCATTATTGGTATGCGTTTATATGGCGATATGGGCGTGGCGATTGCCACAGGGGCATTAACCTTCGCAATGTTGATCTTTGCGGAAATTTTTCCGAAAACTATTGCCGCACTTTATCCTGAAAAAGTGGCGTTTTTATCAAGCCATATTCTCACCCCATTGCTGAAAATTTTTAGCCCCATTGTGTTCTTGATGAACCTGATTATTCGTGGCTTGATGAAATTATTCCGCGTGAAAAACGAGCAAAAAACCAGTTCTTTAAGCACAGAAGAATTACGCGCCATTGTGAATCAATCGGGGCATTTCATTCCTTCCGCTCACCAAGAAATGTTGCTTTCTATTTTAGATTTAGAAAAAGTTACCGTGGACGACATTATGGTGCCGCGCAACGACATTGGCGGGATCGATATTGACGATGATTGGAAAGCCATTATGCGTCAGCTCAACCATTCGGCGCACAGTAAAGTGGTGCTGTACAAAGAGAGTATGGACGAAAATGTGCTAGGTATTTTGCGTGTGCGCGAAGCCTATCGCTTAATGCTAGATAAAAATGAATTCAGCAAAGAAACCTTGATCCGCGCGGTGGACGAAGCCTATTTTATCCCCGAAGGCACGCCGCTTAATGCGCAATTATTGAATTTCCGCAGTAAAAAAGAGCGGATTGGCTTGGTGGTGGACGAATATGGCGACATCAAAGGCTTGGTCACCTTGGAAGATATTTTGGAAGAAATCGTGGGCGAATTTACCACTTCAACTGCTCCGTCCATTGATGAAGAAGTTACTCAGCAATCTGACGGCTCAATGATCATTGAAGGCTCTGCCAATATTCGTGATCTGAACAAATTGTTTGACTGGCATTTAGACACAGACGAAGCGCGCACTTTCAACGGATTGATTTTAGAGCATTTGGAAGAAATTCCCGAAGAAGGCACGGAATGTGAAATCAACGGCTTAAAAATCACCATTTTAGAAGTGGCGGATAATATGGTGAAACAAGCAAAAGTAGAAAAAATTTCACCAACAAAACAGCCAGAATAA
- a CDS encoding SDR family oxidoreductase: MRSVAIVGLGWLGLPLARHLKHLGWTVKGTKRTHDEVEQMRLMRFETYHLLLEPEINADPDDLSALLAVDSLVINIPPSQYFFNVQDYVQGIKNLVNEALNHGVQHFIFISSSSVFPMQNGHFDEAQIPHPDSEIGQGLLEIEQWLTALSNVDCDIIRFAGLVGADRHPVYSLANKQAVQQGNTPVNLVHIDDCARAIQLLLETPSGQRLYHLSAPHHPPKAQYYGQMAEKLGLIAPHFICSPDDPVRIVEGNKICQELDFVYQYPDPDLMIPTQEKSL, encoded by the coding sequence ATGCGATCTGTTGCAATCGTTGGATTAGGTTGGTTGGGGTTGCCCCTTGCGCGCCATTTAAAACATTTAGGTTGGACGGTAAAAGGCACGAAACGCACGCACGATGAAGTGGAACAAATGCGTTTAATGCGATTTGAAACCTATCATTTGTTGCTTGAGCCTGAAATTAACGCTGATCCTGATGATTTATCGGCGCTGTTGGCGGTGGACAGCCTTGTCATCAACATTCCGCCAAGTCAATATTTCTTCAATGTGCAGGATTATGTGCAGGGCATTAAAAATCTGGTGAATGAAGCCTTAAATCACGGCGTTCAGCATTTTATTTTTATCAGCTCTAGTTCTGTTTTTCCAATGCAAAATGGACATTTTGATGAAGCCCAGATCCCGCATCCGGACAGTGAAATAGGACAAGGCTTGCTAGAAATTGAACAATGGTTGACAGCGTTAAGCAATGTGGATTGTGATATTATCCGCTTTGCTGGACTGGTTGGAGCAGATCGTCACCCTGTCTATTCATTGGCAAATAAACAAGCAGTGCAGCAGGGCAACACGCCAGTGAATTTAGTGCATATTGATGATTGCGCGCGCGCCATTCAGCTTTTGCTTGAAACGCCAAGCGGACAGCGGTTGTATCATCTTTCTGCGCCCCATCACCCACCGAAAGCACAATATTACGGGCAAATGGCGGAAAAACTTGGGTTAATTGCACCGCACTTTATTTGCTCGCCAGATGATCCTGTGCGTATTGTGGAGGGGAATAAAATTTGCCAAGAGTTGGATTTTGTTTATCAATATCCCGATCCAGATTTGATGATCCCAACGCAAGAAAAATCTCTTTAA